The genomic interval TTGAGTCACATTAAGATTTGTATAAAACTCGTGTGGAGAACAAAAGTTTCCACGAGACGGATCAGCTCAGTGAAGATCTTCTCGCTGTCCTCCACTGATTTATCAGCAGAGCCATtgacagcctcctcctcctccagttgaAACAGCTTTGCATCAATCTCTCTGTCCAGGAGCCTCTGCTGGATCTGTTGTCAACTCAGCTCGaggtctctctctgcctctcagtcctttctgctgcagctgagactATGTCGTGGCCTTTACGTTCATCCAGAGAGCAGAGATAACAGATGCACTGCTGATCAGTGCGGCAGAgcatcttcatcacctcatcgtGACGAGGGCAGATGCTCTCCTGGACCTTCTCGTCGGGGTCCACCAGCTTGTGCTTCTCGAAGGCAGTCGATTCATAATGATGCTGGAGGTGTTTTACACAATAAGAAACCAAACAATTGAAACAGGACTTGTCAGCTTTCAGTTTCCTCCCAGTGCAAGCATCGCAGGCATCATCTTCAGGTTCAGCATAGCAGGGCTCAGCAGGAGTAGGTGGAGGTCGaggcttcttcagctcctccactaAATCAGCTGACATGATGTTTTTCGACAGGACAGGCCTCGGTCTTAAGGTATGGCTACACTGAGGGAAGCTGTGGATTATCCCTTCATTCACGATGTCCCACTGGATTTTAATACAGCTCCCACAGTAGCTGTCTCCACAGGGAATAGTCACCGGATCCTTCAGTATATCCAGACAGATGGAACAAGAGATGAATTTCCAGTCCTGCGCCATGTGGGACTAGTTTGAGCTCTGATCTCAACAACAGGGCCTGTCAGCTCTTACACTTGACCACATGTTGGTTCCAACCATCTTCAAACTGTAGAGACAATGACTTGTTCCAGGAAGAGGatcagtctggaaaaaaaaaaaagtcttcaggTTAATGCTGTAGGAGCagaagcaattttggagaaaggttGTCTCTTcgttgttgatgattttactgcagaaTAATTCAACATAATACAGGTATGTGTCTTCTGGGggcaagaagaaacaatagagAATGTTGTGCtacactgtcaaaaatatgaGGGAGAAAGAAGGCATCTGATTCAGAAGAAGCGATGAGAATCATTTCTTCGTCCCACAAAGGGGAAATGTGGGCGTTACAGCAGCAAGTGGACAGcagaatatgtatttttttaaatttatgaattaaaaaagcaataggtatgtacaaatTACAACCTATAGAGCCGTAGCAATAACTGCACACGGAGAATAAACATAAGTAAAGATAATGCACAGTTGGTTAATTGCACTCCTATGAAATGGAAGCCAATTGTTTGTAAAAGTGAAATTACAGTTTAATAGATGTTCAATAAAAGAACTCAAATCCTACTGTTCTTTCcccattgtatttattttgaatatagtAAATAAACGCGACCAgctggtggcggtaatgcgccaatttgttgtttgccaaccgcctaaaaaaaactcaagaagaagacgccgccgcagcagcagcaacagcagcagaagaagaagaagctcagtTCCTGTTTATGTTGTCATGTGAAAGTGAATTCGAGTCAGCTGCAGGTTTGGCGGAGTGCGGACTCTGACAGGTCGCAGGAATGTGAGCTCCTGCTCTCGTTGCCCGAGAGGAAATGGACGAGATCAGGTCGGcagcttcatttgaaaaaacTTTATACATCAGCGGGttgggtgttgttgttgttgttgtttctgttcgtGTCAGAAATCTGTCGTCGACACGTCGCACCTCGTCACACCCGCCGTTGAGAACTACAGTAAGACGTCATGTGGAGAGAACTCAAATGGATGACATGCTCAAAGACAAGAGATGACGTTTAAATAGATTTTCATAGTTGCATTCATGCAGCCTTTTTACTGACCTCGGGTTCCTCTCGTCTTGAATCTGATTGAACTGTAGAATGTACAGTAGCTCGTTGAGCCTGCTCAGTCACATCACGAGGGGGTTTGTTTTATCTCAGCCCTCGTCTCCACTTTCCCCTCACTGTCATTTATAACACTAGAACTTcttagttgtattttttttttaatttctttttattcatttttttaatagccTCCTCTGCACTGTAGGCCTCCGTTACAGTAGTTTCACTTTCATCATCTGTCAAATGCTCAGGAGACTCAACCAGCCAATTCACCTTATGATCTTTAGAACTTTAGgtctttaaaattaaaaaaaataataataataatcaaattgtgatgtgatgtgtatTCCAAGCCTCACCAAGGCGGTTCAGCACGAAGACGCGGTCGGAACATCCACGACACCCTGAGGATGATGCACGACCGTGCGCATTCATGTAAACAGTTGCCGCCGGATGTTTACAACAATCCAAATTAGTTTACAGTAACCGGATGAAGAATCTTCGCCTCCACTAGTTTTCACCTCCCTGCAGCCAGCTCCAGTTTGATTTTGCACACCATTACCACAGTTCCGTCACATGTTGGAAGTTATGTGATCCTGCGAACAAAAGTAGAGCGCCACGGCTCATGATAAATATAGTTTCAGAgctaaaaacacactttttaatgatattttttcGACTGTATATTATCCTGAAAGAAGGATTATTTGAATTTGCTTCGAAGGCCTTGAGGAGCCAGGTCTTGACCCAGCGGCTCGAAGAAGAGTGTTTTCAAAAGTACGGTTACGttccctctttaaaaaaagggaaggaaggagtgCAACGAAACAACCAAAAGATTTGCAGGAGTCAAAGTGAACGTGTAAATAAACTTAGTTTTATCGTCAACAGGCCAAAAAAGTGTGCCACAGGTTAACAAAAGAGTGGAGGGGATGGGACGAGGTGCTGGTGCCAAATAGttgaaattaagaaaacaaaacaaagacctAACTGACTTGTCTCAAAAGATTTTAGAAAGAAGTACACGTGTCACCAGCCCATGATACTATGTAAAAATGTAAGGGTACCCCAAACTCACCTCACAGTCCACAGCTCACCACAGAGACACATTAACAGAGTTTaacgcacacagaaacacatggtCTCACAAGACGGAACacgatgaaaaacaaaatggcagagagagacgggatCCTGAGAATGGGCCCTTTTTAAAATGGAGCCCACTGGATCCGATTGGATCCAGTGGGCTCCCAATCAGGTGGAACCCAATCAGGTCGCCAGCACctggggagaaaacagaaaggagggggggggggggacttggcACGTAACAGGGGACAGAGGCCAGaatttttgcacattttcatttcattcattaagtTAACGAGATACAAAAGTCAAATCGCATTAACCTTTGAGAaaggctccttttttttaaaaatgtattgacttGCTAGTTTCTTAATCCACTTAATCCAGGTCAAATCTGAACGTGTATTCTTTTTGGGAGGTCGGCCTCGACGTGCTCAAAAGCTCTATAAATGCCATAATATGTGGGGGTTTTAATGTGCTGTGCTCGCTTTTTGATTTTGCCATTTTGAAAAGATCTTTTGGAATTTCAACCTTGGAACGTTTTCTTTTCGACGGTTCCCCGAGTTTCCTCACCCCTGGCTCGTCTGTCGTTGTTTCTCTCTTCACTCGCCTGCACAAATACTCTCCGGAAAAGCAAAAAGCAGCCGTAGGTCCACACCCACAGTGGGATCAGTTTCAGGGCCTCTGCTGACCGtgtctttctttcatgttgTTGCCCCCCGGGCTCAGTTAGTCCCTCCCATAGACAACAGGGTCAATTCTCATTATGTGGACTGTTTCAACCTGACGTCCTTCTTGTGCAGACAGAGCATTCATTGACGTTTTGTTGAATGTCTGTCTCGTGCTCTTTGCTTTATTGACCCGAGAGACTGAACCGCTGCTGACAGATGCTATGAAGAGTCGATGACTTACTTACTTTACTTTAAGATAGAGGTCATCATTtgatccatgctttttcaaaaGTATACAATCATTTAACTgtagagccgcaacagttaatcgattgcAAAATTCATCaccgactattttgataatcgattaatcggttcaagaagaaaagtcaaaattctctgatttcagcttcttcaatgtgaatattttctggtttatgacagtaaactaaatatcgttggtgtgtggacaaaactgaATATATTCAACTGCTGTATCGCTCAGTCCAGAATgtataacattaaaaaaaaactgcatgtgtgtaattattattatatattattattgttaacatTACAGTCCTTTGTTGGGCAACCAACCCCAAGAGAGGCCCAACCCTCTGTCTCCGAACCTGAGGCCAAGGCACCAGGAACT from Scophthalmus maximus strain ysfricsl-2021 chromosome 3, ASM2237912v1, whole genome shotgun sequence carries:
- the LOC118316565 gene encoding E3 ubiquitin/ISG15 ligase TRIM25-like, which translates into the protein MAQDWKFISCSICLDILKDPVTIPCGDSYCGSCIKIQWDIVNEGIIHSFPQCSHTLRPRPVLSKNIMSADLVEELKKPRPPPTPAEPCYAEPEDDACDACTGRKLKADKSCFNCLVSYCVKHLQHHYESTAFEKHKLVDPDEKVQESICPRHDEVMKMLCRTDQQCICYLCSLDERKGHDIVSAAAERTERQRETSS